From Paenibacillus sp. PvR098:
AGATGGATCTTTGGCCACTTTTTTCTCAAGAGAATAAGATAGTATGGCCGGTATAACGGAGTTCGAGCCCGGGACCAGTCCTACCAAGAAGCCTAAACCGGTTCCTCTTCCGATAGCGGAAAGTGTCTGTCTCCATTCATCCCGCCGGGGAAACAGCCCTTTCACTTTCGGCGGAGCTTCTAGTTTTGTGATGTTCTCCATGCCGATCATAATTTCAGAAAGGCCGAACAAGCCCATAGAAATGATAACAAAATCAATCCCATTCATTAAATTCGGTTCGTCGAATGTAAATCGAATGGCTCCGGAAACGACATCCATTCCAATAAGAGCCAAACACAAGCCTAAAAGTGCGGAGATAATTCCTTTAACAATCGATTTTCCCATAAGACCAACAACCGTGATCAACCCTAATAACATAAGGGCAAAAAATTCCGGAGGACCAAATCGTAACGCGAACTGGGCTAAAGGCGGCCCAAGAACAACAAGTCCAATAATGGAAACCGTTCCCCCTATAAACGACCCCATACCTGCAACCCCTAAAGCGGTTCCCGCTCTTCCCTGTTTGGCTAGCGGATGGCCGTCAAGGCACGTAATAACCGAGGCTGCTTCCCCCGGGGTGTTGATCAGAACGGAGGTGATGGTTCCTCCATACATCGCGCCATAATAGATACCGGATAGCATGATAATGGCGGAAACGGGCTCCATAGAGAACGTGACCGGCAATAATATAGCCGTCCCTGTCGTCGGGCCTAGTCCAGGCAAAACTCCGACCAACATCCCTATGGAAACTCCTATTAAACAATACAGCAGGTTAGACCATGTAAGCGCTGTTTCAAAACCTTGCAGTAACTGAATCAATGAATCCATTGAACCCTCCTACCATCCCAAAAAATTAACCGGAAGCGGGACCCCAAGAAATATGTGAAAAACTACAAATAAACATGAGGAAATACTTAGAGCAATAACGACTGCAAAATACCACTTGTATAATCTTCTCAGGATGAAAAATAGCATGATACTGCAAGCTAAAAGAAAACCCAGATATTCGATGGTTAACAGGAAAAAAACGGCCGAAATAAGTAAGGTTACAACATTCCCCAATCCGCTACCTGTCGGAAGAATTTCTGAAAACGAAATTTTCTCCTTTAAAGAACTAAATATATAAGATAAGGAGAAAATACCTAATCCTGCACTTAACCAAAGAGGGAAAAATCCAGGACCGGGACCCGCATCAGAGTAATAAGGGAATTGAAGAGACTGCCAAAAAATAACTAAGGAAAAAAGCAGCAGCAATAATCCCATGTAAACGCCGGCATTATTTTTTACCACGTAATCACCCCCCTAATATTTTGGATATTAAGCGTTTTCATTACCAGATAAATCATATTGTAATACAAATTGAATAGTAATACAATATGTTTTTTATGATCTATTATGGTATGTTTCGACAACAATAATCATCATAATTTACACAAATGGGTTCAACGGGAAACAAAAGAAGCGCCGCAGTGTGTGCAGCGCCTCGGATGAATCTCCACTTTTATTCATGTCCATGTAAGTCAGCGGCCTTTTTATAGAAATCTTTGACCGATGGGTACAAGCTTTGGAATAGCTCAAAATACCTGCTGTATATAGGGATTGCATCGGGATCAGGGGTATATCTGTGCGTCTCATTATTTCGATTGAATGTAACCAATTCCGCATGGGTAAACAGCCCCGTGGAAACACCGGCCAAAAAGCAAGCTCCCATCAAAGCGGTTTCCCCCACTTCTCTGGTTTCGATGACGGTTTGGAGCACGTTAGCCTTGATCTGGTTCCAGACTCTATTCTGAGAACCTCCCCCAATAGCCGGCATGATGGAAGGAGCTAGCTGATACTCTTCATGAAGAATGCTCATCAACTGACGCAATCCAAACGAACAGCCCTCCATAATAGCTCTAGCCATGTCTTCCTTGCGGGTATTGAGAGAAAGACCGATAAACATGCCTCTGGCATCAGGGTCCCATATCGGTGAACGCTCACCGTGCATATACGGAAGGAAAAAAACGCCGTTAGATCCGATCGGACTTTGCTCCGGCAATCTGACGAATACATCTTGTATGGAGCCCTCGCCGCGCAAAAATTCATTATAATACCATTGAATGGCCGCACCCGGCGTCGACATGGCTCCGTGGGAGAGCCATTGATCCTTCACGACATGACAACGATTGAGGAATCTTCTGTCAAACTTATCAGTGGAATTACTGACAACGGTGATGACATCAGAAGTACCTACAGATTCAAATACCTCTCCAGGTTCAATACACAAAGCAAATGTCGAGCACGCCGTGTCTGCAGCACCTGCAATGACAGGGATTTGCGAAACGCCCAGCTCACCGGTCAGTGTCTCCAGCGTTTGTCCAACAATCCTGCCCGGTTCTACAATGGCTGGAAGCAGCGATTCATCCATATCAAGAGCAGTGCACATTTCTTCTGACCAGCAGTACTTATGGATATCGAATAATCCGGTAAATGAAGCCTGCGTCCAGTCCATGACAAATTGATGTGTCAGTTTAGCTACCAGATAGGTAGATAAATGTCCCCATTTATACGCTTGTTTAACATGTTCTGGTTGATGCTTTTGAGTCCACAACAAGCTTGTGGCGGAAATCATCCCCGGCTCCAGCCGATTTCCGGTTATGGAAAATATTCGATCATCAGAAACTTGAGTTCGGATCCATTCCGCTTCCTTCTTACTCCGTTGATCAATATAAAGAATGCCGTTGCCCAGATGGTTACCGTGTTTATCCATCAGAATAGAAGCATTACAGAACGTACTAAAGCTGAGCGCGGAAACCGAACCGCCTGCCGACTGAATTTCAGATGCCGTATGCTTAATCAACGAACAGACCTTGATCCAAATCTCTTCCGGGTCAATCTCTATTGCACCGGAAAAAGGGTAATGTAAAGAGTAAGAATCACGAGAAAGGAAACTTAGTTTCCCCTCGTGATTCATCGCTCCAATCTTAATTCCGCTAGTACCGACATCAATTCCGATGATGTGTGACAATTCAATTCACCTAAACTTTAGAGTTTATTTTTGATTTGACAACTCTTCGTACAATTCTGCCGCCTCATTAACGGAACCGTCTTTATGAATAATGTGGCTTAGCGCCTTCACAACTGCGGTTGGATTAGGGTTATTCCATACAAAGCGGCCAAAGGTGATACCCGCTCCACCAACATCCAGCACGTCTCTGGTCATTTGGAAGGCTGCACGAATATCATTACCTGTGTCCCCACCGGCCACTACTACCTTCGCCGGTGTAGAAGCAATCACCTTGCTGAACGAGGACGGATCTCCCGTATAGTGCGTTTTGATAATATCTACGCCGAGCTCAGCTCCGAGCCGCACGGCATAGGCATGATGACGCCAATCCATTTTCTCGTTATCCGGTATTTTGTTCCCGCGTGGATAAATATGGGCGATGACAGGCATGCCATAGGTGCTTGCTTCAGCCGCAAACTCACCTAAATTACGAATTTGCTCCGGCTGGTCATCTCCTCCTACGATACAACCCAAGGAAACCGCATCCGCTCCCAGACGAACTCCCTCTAGAACACTGGTAACCCAAGCGTCGTAATTCGGCTGCCAAGGCGAGAAGGTAGAGCACTTTAAGACAAGGGAGGTTTTCCCGGCGAATGGTGTAAAGCAGCTCTCCACCAAGCCCTTGTGCATCGTGATTCCATCTGGACCGCCGCTCGCAATTTCATGTACTTTGCGTTCAATCGGCATCAGTTCTTCAAATATTCCTCTAGCCGTTGCCTGATCCACTGCAACTGACAATAATCTTCCATTCTCACTCAACAGACGGTTTAACCGAACTTTTTTTCCGAAAAATGACATAATTACAGCACTCTCCCTCAATTTTTTATCTATTTATTGATTAATCTGAATAACAGATTTCATCCCTTTACCCGTTTTCACGTCGAGAATAGCCTGTTCGATCGTTTCAAGAGTATAGCCTTCCGTAATAATTACATCGGTGTTGATCAGACCCGCAGAAATGAGAGACAGAGCTTTATGATAGTCCGCCCGGGTAGAAGCCGTTGTGCCCACAACCGTGATTTCATTGTAATGAATCAGGTTTGGATCCATATCCGACATCGCCCCATGGTTAAAGCCGGCAAATAGATTCACGGAACCGCCTTTGCGGACGAGCTTCAGACAATCATTGACGATTTGGGATACTCCGATCGCCATAATGACAGCGTCCGCACCTAACCCGTCTGTTTCACGCATCACTACATCATAAAGAGACTCTTTGCTGGTATTCACGACAGTCGTCGCGCCCGCTTCCAACGCCTTGTCCAGACGGTGCTCAATCAGTTCACTGACAATGATTTTGCTGGCGCCTGACAGCTTAGCCAGTTGGACATGCATAAGACCAATCGGGCCGGCTCCAACAACAACGACCGTATCGTTCAGTTGAATGTTTGATTTTCGGTTACCGTTGATGCAGCACGATAAAGGCTCAGCAATGACCGCTTGTTCAAAAGTTACATGATCAGGTATTTTCGTGAGATTTCCAGCAGCAAGAGCCGTTCCGGGAATGCGTACATATTCGGCGAACCCGCCATCAAATTCGTATCCGATGGCCGTGCGGTTCGCACAGGCATTCTCACGGTTGCTCAAACAATAAAGGCATTTGCCGCACGGGATAACCGGAATCACACCGACGCGATCCCCTACTGCAAAACCACTTACAGCTTCGCCTACTTGTTCAATCGTCCCTACCATCTCATGACCGATGACTGATGGAAGGCGCACGCCTTTCGTTTTTTTTCCATCAAATATACGAACGTCCGTTCCGCAAACCGCACTTACGTTGATTTTAACAAGAACATCAGCAGCAGTAATCTGTGGTTTCTCTATTTCCTCCAACTGCATATGACCGGGTCCATGAAAAACAGCAGCTTTCATTTCTCTTCACTCCTATATCTCTAATGTTTATTAGCAAGCGGAACCTCCACTAATTCCGCTTGTGGATCGTAGCATTTCTTGTCTTAAACAGGCTATCGGATGCCTGCTCCGGACACTTTAACGCAACCGCCGTATAGATCGAATCAATGATCATCAATTGGGCAATACGGGAAGTCATGGCATCCGTACGGAACATCGTTTCCTGGGCAGCCGTGTACAAGTTGATATGGGCTACCTTAGTCAATGGCGATTTTGAAAAATTTGTGATGGCAATGACAGTGGCGCCTTGTTCTTTAGCCAGCTCTACAGCATGCAGGATATCCAGATTCGTTCCTGAATGGGAAATCGCCAGAACGACATCTTGAGGATTCAGAAGGCTGGCCGACATGGACTGCAAGAAGACATCGGTATAGGCCAATGTTCTGATTCCTATTTTGAGGAACTTGTGCTGTGCATCCAGTGCTATGGAACCGGATGCCCCGGTTCCATAGATTTCTATGAATCTGGCCCCTGCAATCGCCTCTACCGCTTTCTCCAATTCATCATCCTGCAATACTTCCAATGTGTCGTAGATCGCCTGAATGCTTGATTCGGAAATTTTCTTCTTGATGGAGGTGACATGATCATGAAGTTCGATGCCTTCTTGAATCTGTTTCTCAGGTCTCATAACGTCTTTGGCGATATTGATTTTTAAATCCTGAAACCCTTTATAACCGATCCGTCTGCAAAATCGGATGATCGACGAATCGCTTGAACCGCAACGGTCCGCAAGCTCCGCAATCGATAAATGTATAATCTCTTCAGGGAAAGATAGGATGTGGTCAGCTATTTTTCTTTCACTTTGTCTCAGCTGATCGTATACAGAGTCAATCCTCGTTAAATAACCAGGTCTCCTATTGTTAGCGATGTTTGTCATGTAGAAAACCTCCTCTTACCTGTTATTTAACAGAATTATAATCTCCTGTCAAAAATGACTCCAAAAATTCAATGGTCATGTTGATGCCCCGCTTCACCGTCTCCTGGCTGCCTCCGGCAATATGAGGGGTTCCCAATACATTAGGCATGGCTAACAGTTCGTTATAGAAAGCAAAGGACTCATCGCCAAACACATCTAATACTGCACCCCGCAAGCGCCTGGAAGCTAAATGCTCTTTCAAGGCGGGATAATCGATCAAGTCTCCTCTGGCCGTATTGATCAGAACGGCCTCAGGCTTCATCAGCGCCAGGGTTTGGGCATTGAGAATGGGTTC
This genomic window contains:
- a CDS encoding tripartite tricarboxylate transporter permease; the protein is MDSLIQLLQGFETALTWSNLLYCLIGVSIGMLVGVLPGLGPTTGTAILLPVTFSMEPVSAIIMLSGIYYGAMYGGTITSVLINTPGEAASVITCLDGHPLAKQGRAGTALGVAGMGSFIGGTVSIIGLVVLGPPLAQFALRFGPPEFFALMLLGLITVVGLMGKSIVKGIISALLGLCLALIGMDVVSGAIRFTFDEPNLMNGIDFVIISMGLFGLSEIMIGMENITKLEAPPKVKGLFPRRDEWRQTLSAIGRGTGLGFLVGLVPGSNSVIPAILSYSLEKKVAKDPSRFGKGAIEGVAGPETANNSYSGAALIPLFTLGIPSSPTIAVLFGAFIMHGLTPGPTLFQNNPDVVWGIIASMFIGNLILLILNLPLAGMWAKIAMVPAKLLYPIIFAVAILGAFSVNNSLFDVWVMLIFGILGYFMKKLDVPMAPIVLTFVLGQLLESSLLQSMILFEGSLLGFFTRPISVVLLSIAAIILLFSIYAGVKKKKGLLASDVEM
- a CDS encoding tripartite tricarboxylate transporter TctB family protein is translated as MVKNNAGVYMGLLLLLFSLVIFWQSLQFPYYSDAGPGPGFFPLWLSAGLGIFSLSYIFSSLKEKISFSEILPTGSGLGNVVTLLISAVFFLLTIEYLGFLLACSIMLFFILRRLYKWYFAVVIALSISSCLFVVFHIFLGVPLPVNFLGW
- a CDS encoding FGGY family carbohydrate kinase, which gives rise to MSHIIGIDVGTSGIKIGAMNHEGKLSFLSRDSYSLHYPFSGAIEIDPEEIWIKVCSLIKHTASEIQSAGGSVSALSFSTFCNASILMDKHGNHLGNGILYIDQRSKKEAEWIRTQVSDDRIFSITGNRLEPGMISATSLLWTQKHQPEHVKQAYKWGHLSTYLVAKLTHQFVMDWTQASFTGLFDIHKYCWSEEMCTALDMDESLLPAIVEPGRIVGQTLETLTGELGVSQIPVIAGAADTACSTFALCIEPGEVFESVGTSDVITVVSNSTDKFDRRFLNRCHVVKDQWLSHGAMSTPGAAIQWYYNEFLRGEGSIQDVFVRLPEQSPIGSNGVFFLPYMHGERSPIWDPDARGMFIGLSLNTRKEDMARAIMEGCSFGLRQLMSILHEEYQLAPSIMPAIGGGSQNRVWNQIKANVLQTVIETREVGETALMGACFLAGVSTGLFTHAELVTFNRNNETHRYTPDPDAIPIYSRYFELFQSLYPSVKDFYKKAADLHGHE
- a CDS encoding fructose-bisphosphate aldolase, with the translated sequence MSFFGKKVRLNRLLSENGRLLSVAVDQATARGIFEELMPIERKVHEIASGGPDGITMHKGLVESCFTPFAGKTSLVLKCSTFSPWQPNYDAWVTSVLEGVRLGADAVSLGCIVGGDDQPEQIRNLGEFAAEASTYGMPVIAHIYPRGNKIPDNEKMDWRHHAYAVRLGAELGVDIIKTHYTGDPSSFSKVIASTPAKVVVAGGDTGNDIRAAFQMTRDVLDVGGAGITFGRFVWNNPNPTAVVKALSHIIHKDGSVNEAAELYEELSNQK
- a CDS encoding zinc-dependent dehydrogenase; translated protein: MKAAVFHGPGHMQLEEIEKPQITAADVLVKINVSAVCGTDVRIFDGKKTKGVRLPSVIGHEMVGTIEQVGEAVSGFAVGDRVGVIPVIPCGKCLYCLSNRENACANRTAIGYEFDGGFAEYVRIPGTALAAGNLTKIPDHVTFEQAVIAEPLSCCINGNRKSNIQLNDTVVVVGAGPIGLMHVQLAKLSGASKIIVSELIEHRLDKALEAGATTVVNTSKESLYDVVMRETDGLGADAVIMAIGVSQIVNDCLKLVRKGGSVNLFAGFNHGAMSDMDPNLIHYNEITVVGTTASTRADYHKALSLISAGLINTDVIITEGYTLETIEQAILDVKTGKGMKSVIQINQ
- a CDS encoding MurR/RpiR family transcriptional regulator: MTNIANNRRPGYLTRIDSVYDQLRQSERKIADHILSFPEEIIHLSIAELADRCGSSDSSIIRFCRRIGYKGFQDLKINIAKDVMRPEKQIQEGIELHDHVTSIKKKISESSIQAIYDTLEVLQDDELEKAVEAIAGARFIEIYGTGASGSIALDAQHKFLKIGIRTLAYTDVFLQSMSASLLNPQDVVLAISHSGTNLDILHAVELAKEQGATVIAITNFSKSPLTKVAHINLYTAAQETMFRTDAMTSRIAQLMIIDSIYTAVALKCPEQASDSLFKTRNATIHKRN